A single Phoenix dactylifera cultivar Barhee BC4 chromosome 1, palm_55x_up_171113_PBpolish2nd_filt_p, whole genome shotgun sequence DNA region contains:
- the LOC103716789 gene encoding uncharacterized protein LOC103716789 isoform X2 — protein sequence MGSRRSLQTLLHSSRIRLCVARSISSTPRLQSVGWFDKIKGVITGKSTTDSKSSSFSLIEFADQMEKARMLNSFKKFEAGRCSGATVSEAFKKQSVILRYLGSIDPTGENLQASHKHDATKHCNCTIADVEHVLAKYTWAKEAQKKIDKLKEDGKPLPKTFNEVLWNDLR from the exons ATGGGCTCTCGACGCTCGCTTCAGACTCTTCTCCATTCCTCTCGCATCCGCCTCTGCGTCGCTCGATCCATCTCCTCCACTCCCCGCCTCCAGAGTGTTGGATGGTTCGACAAGATCAAAGGTGTCATCACCGGCAAATCCACCACCGATTCCaagtcctcctccttctccctcaTCG AATTCGCCGATCAGATGGAGAAGGCGCGGATGCTGAATTCCTTCAAGAAGTTCGAGGCCGGCCGCTGCAGCGGCGCCACCGTCTCCGAAGCGTTCAAGAAGCAATCCGTCATCCTCCGATACCTTGGCTCCATCGATCCAACAGGAGAG AATCTCCAAGCTAGCCACAAACATGATGCGACAAAGCATTGCAATTGCACGATAGCTGATGTTGAACATGTACTGGCGAAATATACATGGGCCAAAGAGGCACAGAAGAAGATAGATAAGTTAAAGGAGGATGGAAAGCCATTGCCGAAGACCTTTAACGAG GTGCTGTGGAATGACTTGAGGTGA
- the LOC103716789 gene encoding protein translocase subunit SecA isoform X1, producing the protein MGSRRSLQTLLHSSRIRLCVARSISSTPRLQSVGWFDKIKGVITGKSTTDSKSSSFSLIEFADQMEKARMLNSFKKFEAGRCSGATVSEAFKKQSVILRYLGSIDPTGENLQASHKHDATKHCNCTIADVEHVLAKYTWAKEAQKKIDKLKEDGKPLPKTFNEVQKLMGSTPFDVGKSNLAKSREISRNAICPCGSKKRYKRCCGMT; encoded by the exons ATGGGCTCTCGACGCTCGCTTCAGACTCTTCTCCATTCCTCTCGCATCCGCCTCTGCGTCGCTCGATCCATCTCCTCCACTCCCCGCCTCCAGAGTGTTGGATGGTTCGACAAGATCAAAGGTGTCATCACCGGCAAATCCACCACCGATTCCaagtcctcctccttctccctcaTCG AATTCGCCGATCAGATGGAGAAGGCGCGGATGCTGAATTCCTTCAAGAAGTTCGAGGCCGGCCGCTGCAGCGGCGCCACCGTCTCCGAAGCGTTCAAGAAGCAATCCGTCATCCTCCGATACCTTGGCTCCATCGATCCAACAGGAGAG AATCTCCAAGCTAGCCACAAACATGATGCGACAAAGCATTGCAATTGCACGATAGCTGATGTTGAACATGTACTGGCGAAATATACATGGGCCAAAGAGGCACAGAAGAAGATAGATAAGTTAAAGGAGGATGGAAAGCCATTGCCGAAGACCTTTAACGAG GTGCAAAAATTGATGGGCTCAACACCATTCGATGTTGGCAAGTCTAATTTGGCGAAGAGCAGGGAAATAAGCAGAAATGCTATCTGCCCATGTGGATCCAAAAAGAGATACAAAAG GTGCTGTGGAATGACTTGA
- the LOC103716790 gene encoding uncharacterized protein LOC103716790, which translates to MRLAPKVIFLVRDPDGFGPAIADALRPNPDSNFMRETSSFELSLEKYGIGDRKASGDLIEFVDPHGSPQVSILLLPNYGPPIAACAVKEVLALISSEESPNQPIIILPYVMKALKVNQELANPASSEQKVMLCGAEIQGTTDIFQSMIAETATAPSSLQIHCESLACLLQMVRVLNLPTVLIASCARDQSKRSADQELEALYEVGRFLANHMGLCFSIEGLQQKEIEKPRSVQEPWRALYG; encoded by the exons ATGAGACTGGCTCCCAAGGTGATCTTTCTCGTCCGAGATCCCGACGGCTTCGGCCCCGCCATCGCCGACGCCCTCCGCCCGAATCCCGATTCCAATTTTATGAG AGAAACCTCTTCGTTCGAACTCTCACTGGAGAAGTACGGCATTGGCGACCGCAAGGCGTCGGGGGATTTGATCGAGTTTGTAGACCCCCATGGATCGCCTCAG GTGTCCATCTTGCTCTTACCAAATTATGGACCTCCCATTGCTGCATGTGCTGTCAAAGAAGTTTTGGCACTTATTTCTTCAGAGGAAAGTCCTAATCAGCCTATAATAATCCTTCCATATGTCATGAAGGCTCTGAAGGTTAATCAAGAACTGGCGAATCCAGCATCATCTGAGCAGAAGGTGATGCTATGTGGAGCTGAAATACAGGGCACAACTGACATTTTTCAGTCCATGATTGCTGAAACTGCCACCGCTCCTTCATCATTGCAAATTCATTGCGAATCTTTGGCTTGCTTGCTTCAGATGGTTCGTGTCTTAAATCTGCCTACAGTGCTTATTGCATCATGTGCTCGAGACCAAAGTAAAAGATCTGCTGACCAGGAACTTGAG GCATTGTATGAGGTGGGGCGTTTCTTGGCCAACCATATGGGTCTGTGCTTCTCCATTGAAGGACTCCAGCAGAAAGAGATTGAGAAACCGAGGAGTGTTCAAGAACCATGGCGCGCATTATATGGATAA